From Spirosoma agri, one genomic window encodes:
- the recJ gene encoding single-stranded-DNA-specific exonuclease RecJ produces MIAQPPPPQKRWITKPFPDSVEQRSAIESLTQSLNVSPFLAALLVQRGVYNYDAARVFFRPEIGHLHDPFAMKDMDRAVARLKRAMQPERQEKILIYGDYDVDGTTSVSLVYGFLKNYHPAIDYYIPDRYKEGYGISQQGIQWAAENGFSLIIALDCGIKSIERVAEAKALGVDFIICDHHRPGTELPDAAAVLDPKRDDCDYPYKELSGCGVGFKLLQAFCQHEQIDIQQLYPYLDLVAVSIASDIVPLTGENRVMAHHGLKYLNAAPRTGLKALIKIAGFSKELDITNLVFGLGPRINAAGRIQHAKAAVQLLLAESEEEADGFAMAINKHNNSRREFDSSITEQALAMIRQNEAMLSAKTTVLYDATWHKGVIGIVASRCIEHFHRPTIILTQSHDKAAGSARSVPGFDVYEAIEECADLLEQFGGHTFAAGMTMSVDNIDAFRQKFEEVVSRKITDEHLTPLIDIDLPLDFSEINDKLVRILKQMGPFGPHNMQPLFMTENVYLASDPIIMKEKHLKISVKQSRSGHTITAIGFGFAHMADQLRRGMPFSICYQVEQNVFNGNVSLQLMLKDIRI; encoded by the coding sequence ATGATAGCCCAACCGCCACCTCCTCAAAAACGATGGATCACAAAACCCTTCCCCGATTCGGTGGAACAACGGTCTGCTATCGAATCATTAACCCAGTCGCTCAACGTCAGCCCTTTTCTGGCAGCGTTGCTGGTGCAGCGTGGTGTGTATAACTACGACGCGGCCCGTGTGTTTTTTCGACCAGAAATCGGCCACCTTCATGACCCCTTTGCCATGAAGGATATGGACCGCGCGGTTGCCCGTCTGAAGCGCGCCATGCAGCCCGAACGGCAGGAAAAAATCCTGATTTATGGCGATTACGACGTCGATGGCACAACGTCCGTGTCATTAGTCTATGGCTTTTTGAAAAATTATCACCCAGCCATCGATTACTATATTCCGGATCGGTACAAAGAAGGCTACGGCATCTCGCAGCAGGGTATTCAGTGGGCCGCCGAAAACGGATTTTCATTGATCATTGCGCTCGACTGCGGCATCAAATCCATTGAGCGTGTGGCCGAAGCGAAGGCACTTGGCGTCGATTTCATCATCTGCGACCACCACCGGCCCGGTACCGAACTGCCCGATGCAGCCGCTGTGCTGGACCCCAAACGGGACGATTGCGACTACCCCTACAAAGAACTGAGCGGCTGCGGGGTGGGGTTCAAATTGCTACAGGCGTTCTGTCAGCACGAGCAGATCGACATCCAGCAGTTGTATCCTTATCTCGATCTGGTAGCGGTCAGCATTGCCTCCGATATTGTTCCGCTCACGGGCGAGAATCGCGTAATGGCTCATCACGGCCTGAAGTACCTGAATGCAGCCCCGCGCACAGGTCTGAAGGCGTTGATCAAAATAGCGGGCTTTTCGAAGGAGCTAGATATTACCAATCTTGTGTTTGGCCTGGGTCCCCGGATCAATGCCGCCGGCCGAATTCAACACGCCAAAGCCGCCGTACAGCTTCTGCTGGCCGAATCGGAGGAAGAAGCCGATGGGTTCGCGATGGCGATCAACAAGCATAACAACAGCCGACGCGAATTCGATAGCAGCATCACCGAACAGGCACTGGCTATGATCCGGCAAAATGAAGCCATGCTCAGCGCCAAGACGACCGTTCTCTACGATGCGACTTGGCACAAAGGCGTCATCGGTATCGTTGCCTCACGTTGTATCGAGCATTTCCATCGCCCGACCATTATCCTGACGCAATCGCACGATAAAGCCGCCGGATCAGCACGGTCGGTGCCGGGCTTCGATGTATACGAAGCCATTGAAGAATGCGCTGACCTGCTGGAACAGTTCGGTGGTCACACGTTTGCGGCTGGCATGACGATGTCCGTCGATAACATCGATGCCTTCCGGCAAAAGTTCGAAGAAGTCGTGTCGCGCAAAATAACCGACGAGCACCTGACGCCCCTCATCGATATTGATCTGCCGCTGGATTTCAGTGAGATCAACGATAAGCTCGTCCGAATTCTTAAGCAGATGGGGCCCTTCGGTCCACACAATATGCAGCCCCTATTCATGACGGAGAACGTCTACTTAGCCAGCGACCCGATCATCATGAAGGAAAAGCATTTAAAAATCAGTGTGAAGCAAAGTCGGTCGGGCCATACGATCACCGCCATTGGCTTCGGTTTTGCGCACATGGCCGATCAGCTCCGTCGTGGAATGCCCTTTTCGATCTGCTACCAGGTGGAACAGAACGTCTTCAACGGGAACGTGTCGTTGCAACTGATGCTGAAAGACATCCGGATTTGA
- a CDS encoding DUF2141 domain-containing protein: protein MFILLSALSLFMSGGEPVKSPKKANLQVDVQNVRTMKGDVYIALFNAKNTFPEGKPLEGKKLEAKEKSVQTTFSVDPGEYAIAVYHDENGNGKMDKRVFGIPKEPYGFSNNFRPTMSAPKFSDCQFSVGNSNKSISIKLN, encoded by the coding sequence ATGTTCATTTTGCTTTCGGCTTTAAGCCTGTTCATGTCCGGCGGTGAGCCGGTTAAATCGCCTAAAAAGGCTAATCTACAGGTCGATGTACAGAACGTCCGTACCATGAAGGGAGATGTTTACATTGCGTTATTTAACGCGAAGAATACGTTTCCCGAAGGAAAACCATTGGAAGGCAAGAAACTGGAAGCCAAAGAAAAGAGCGTTCAGACAACGTTTTCCGTTGATCCGGGCGAATACGCCATTGCTGTTTATCACGACGAAAACGGGAATGGCAAAATGGACAAGCGCGTATTCGGCATTCCCAAGGAACCTTATGGATTCAGCAATAATTTCCGGCCAACCATGTCGGCACCAAAATTCAGCGACTGTCAGTTCAGCGTCGGTAACAGCAATAAATCGATCAGCATAAAACTGAATTAG
- a CDS encoding leucine-rich repeat domain-containing protein — MRKSFTLVFLLTLFVAACRKTDNPQPDQPPVNRPPAAFSVSAKQAAVNADVILTWTKAKDPDGDPVTYDVVWKDTLANNLTDTTYTLKNVGYTAVLSGTVVATDSKKATTTAVFSFTTGGYPYSAIPDVNFEKALIDLKIDDVQDGKILTATAQTVIGLDLAARGIKSLQGIEAFSSLTKLSCPANSLTVLDVSKNPLSKLDCSFNQLTELAISQNVLLSELDCSSNHLTSLNLSANTMLTKLSCNTDAVISPGIRLASLDVSKNTALTYLSFAGSSVGSVDVSKNTALTFLSCSNLNTLDISKNKALIYLQCYGLSALDVSNNTALIFLYCNGCRLTMLDVSKNVGLGTLECNANNLTALDVSKNVALGRLVCAGNKLTTLNVTNARELTFLGCYGNQLTALDLRSNTKLSQVSCAKNNIQTICVSSLSIVTKDWSKDASANYQVCP; from the coding sequence ATGCGTAAATCGTTTACCCTTGTTTTCCTTCTTACTCTGTTTGTTGCTGCTTGCCGTAAAACAGATAATCCGCAACCTGACCAACCTCCTGTTAACCGCCCCCCAGCTGCCTTTTCGGTATCAGCTAAGCAAGCTGCGGTCAATGCCGATGTAATCCTCACCTGGACCAAAGCCAAAGACCCTGACGGTGACCCGGTCACGTACGACGTAGTCTGGAAAGACACGCTGGCCAACAATCTGACCGATACCACGTACACGCTCAAGAATGTTGGCTACACGGCTGTGCTGAGCGGTACTGTTGTAGCTACCGATAGCAAAAAAGCGACGACTACAGCTGTTTTTAGTTTTACTACTGGTGGGTATCCGTACTCTGCAATTCCCGACGTCAATTTTGAGAAAGCCCTGATCGACCTTAAAATCGACGATGTTCAGGATGGAAAAATACTGACCGCTACTGCGCAAACCGTGATAGGGCTCGATCTAGCGGCAAGAGGAATCAAAAGCCTGCAAGGTATTGAGGCCTTTTCCAGTCTGACTAAATTGAGTTGTCCCGCTAATAGCCTGACCGTACTGGATGTTAGTAAAAATCCGCTGTCAAAGCTGGACTGCTCGTTTAATCAGCTAACCGAGTTGGCCATTAGCCAAAACGTGTTGCTATCGGAACTGGATTGTAGCAGCAATCACCTAACCTCGTTAAATCTTAGTGCCAATACAATGCTGACAAAACTTAGTTGCAACACCGACGCTGTTATCTCACCAGGTATTCGCCTGGCTTCGTTAGATGTGAGCAAAAATACAGCCCTGACCTATCTATCTTTTGCTGGTAGTAGCGTCGGTTCGGTGGATGTCAGTAAAAACACAGCCCTGACCTTCTTATCCTGTAGCAATTTAAACACACTGGATATTAGCAAAAATAAGGCGCTAATTTATCTGCAATGTTATGGTTTGAGCGCGCTGGACGTTAGCAACAACACGGCGCTAATTTTTCTATACTGCAACGGCTGTCGGCTGACAATGCTGGATGTCAGTAAAAACGTAGGGCTGGGAACACTGGAATGCAATGCTAATAATCTAACCGCACTGGATGTCAGTAAAAACGTAGCGTTGGGTCGTTTGGTTTGTGCTGGGAATAAGCTAACCACGTTAAATGTTACCAACGCGAGGGAGTTAACGTTTCTGGGTTGCTACGGTAATCAATTAACGGCATTAGATCTTAGAAGTAATACCAAGCTAAGTCAAGTGTCTTGTGCCAAAAACAATATTCAAACTATCTGCGTCAGTAGTCTTTCCATCGTCACCAAAGACTGGAGCAAGGATGCGTCCGCTAATTACCAGGTTTGCCCATAA
- the guaB gene encoding IMP dehydrogenase, which produces MSLDTSKFLYEALTYDDVLLLPAYSEVLPRDTQTTTQLTRTIRLNIPLISAAMDTVTESALAIAMAQEGGIGIIHKNMSIEAQADQVRKVKRSESGMIIDPITLAETANLGDAHKIMREFKIGGIPVVDDSGTLVGILTNRDLRFQTDFSRPVTDVMTREKLITAREGLTLEEAESILQEHRIEKLPIVNNEYQLVGLITYKDILKKKSHPNACKDELGRLRVGAAVGVTHDYVQRIEALVKAGVDVISVDTAHGHHIGVLNAVRAIKERFPKLQVIAGNVATGEGAKALADAGADAVKVGVGPGSICTTRIIAGIGMPQLTAVYESAKALQGTGVPVIADGGIRFSGDITKAIAGGASTVMIGSLLAGTEEAPGEVVLYEGRRFKTYRGMGSVEAMEDGSKDRYFQDAEDDIKKLVPEGIVGRVPFKGKVSEIVYQMVGGLKAGMGYCGAADITALQQAKFVKITTAGSRESHPHDISIQKEAPNYSVR; this is translated from the coding sequence ATGAGCTTAGATACGAGTAAGTTTCTTTACGAGGCTCTCACCTACGACGACGTATTGCTGCTGCCTGCCTATTCGGAGGTTCTCCCACGCGATACGCAAACCACCACCCAACTTACCAGAACCATCCGATTGAACATTCCGCTCATCTCAGCGGCTATGGACACCGTTACGGAGTCGGCGCTGGCGATCGCGATGGCGCAGGAAGGAGGCATCGGAATTATTCATAAAAACATGAGTATTGAGGCCCAGGCGGATCAGGTCCGCAAGGTCAAGCGTTCAGAAAGTGGGATGATCATCGATCCCATTACGCTCGCTGAAACCGCCAACCTGGGCGACGCGCACAAAATTATGCGTGAGTTCAAGATCGGGGGCATCCCGGTCGTTGACGATTCGGGTACATTGGTTGGTATTCTGACCAACCGTGATCTACGCTTCCAGACTGATTTCTCTCGACCGGTTACCGACGTTATGACCCGCGAAAAGCTGATCACAGCGCGCGAAGGGCTAACGCTGGAAGAGGCCGAAAGTATTCTTCAGGAGCACCGCATCGAAAAATTGCCGATCGTTAATAACGAGTATCAACTTGTTGGTTTAATTACGTACAAAGATATTCTGAAGAAAAAGAGTCACCCGAACGCCTGCAAGGACGAACTGGGCCGGTTACGTGTTGGTGCGGCTGTGGGCGTTACGCACGATTATGTACAGCGTATCGAAGCTCTGGTCAAAGCGGGTGTTGATGTTATCAGTGTCGATACGGCCCACGGCCACCATATTGGCGTTTTGAATGCAGTTCGTGCCATTAAAGAGCGTTTCCCAAAACTTCAGGTCATTGCCGGGAACGTAGCTACGGGCGAAGGGGCCAAAGCCCTTGCCGACGCGGGTGCCGACGCCGTGAAAGTAGGCGTCGGACCGGGAAGCATCTGTACCACCCGAATTATTGCTGGTATCGGTATGCCACAGCTGACAGCCGTTTATGAATCGGCCAAGGCATTGCAGGGCACAGGCGTTCCAGTTATTGCCGATGGTGGTATTCGCTTTTCGGGCGATATTACGAAGGCTATTGCCGGTGGAGCCAGCACGGTTATGATCGGATCACTGTTGGCCGGAACGGAAGAAGCACCGGGTGAAGTTGTTCTATACGAAGGGCGTCGGTTCAAGACGTACCGGGGTATGGGATCGGTAGAAGCGATGGAAGATGGGTCAAAAGACCGGTACTTCCAGGATGCCGAAGACGACATCAAAAAACTGGTGCCGGAAGGTATTGTCGGACGGGTTCCGTTCAAGGGCAAAGTTTCCGAGATCGTTTACCAGATGGTTGGTGGGTTGAAAGCGGGTATGGGCTACTGCGGTGCCGCTGATATTACGGCGCTGCAACAAGCTAAATTCGTGAAAATCACCACGGCTGGTTCGCGCGAAAGCCATCCGCACGACATTTCGATTCAGAAAGAAGCGCCGAACTATTCGGTGAGATAG
- a CDS encoding aldo/keto reductase, with amino-acid sequence MEKRTIGSSHLSVAPLAFGGNVFGWTADESTSFQLLDAFVDAGFNLIDTADVYSRWVPSNQGGESETIIGNWLKKSGKRDQVVIATKLGAEMAPDKKGLGKNYIQTAVEDSLRRLQTDYIDLYQSHYDDLNTPIQETLDGFDKLIKAGKIRVIGASNFTPERLIESLKISDNLNYAAYQSLQPEYNLYERESYETKYAPIVEQYGLSVISYYSLASGFLTGKYRSEADLSKSPRGQGVKKYLDDRGFAILKALDEVGEQYGATPAQVSLAWLIAQPGIAAPIASATTVDQLHDIAKAAELKLDQQAIDKLTTASAQ; translated from the coding sequence ATGGAAAAACGTACCATTGGCAGTTCGCATCTGTCGGTAGCTCCGCTGGCCTTCGGCGGTAACGTATTCGGGTGGACAGCCGACGAGTCTACCTCTTTTCAACTATTGGATGCCTTTGTCGACGCCGGTTTCAACCTGATCGACACCGCTGATGTGTATTCGCGCTGGGTGCCCAGTAATCAGGGTGGCGAGTCGGAAACAATCATTGGCAACTGGCTGAAAAAGAGCGGAAAGCGTGATCAGGTGGTGATCGCTACCAAGCTTGGCGCAGAAATGGCCCCCGATAAAAAGGGATTAGGCAAAAACTACATACAGACTGCCGTTGAGGATTCGCTTCGTCGGCTGCAAACGGATTATATCGACCTGTATCAATCGCACTACGACGATCTGAATACGCCCATTCAGGAAACCCTCGACGGATTCGATAAATTGATCAAGGCAGGTAAAATCCGGGTCATTGGCGCGTCAAATTTTACCCCCGAGCGACTGATCGAATCGTTGAAGATCAGCGATAACCTGAATTATGCCGCTTACCAGAGTTTGCAACCGGAGTACAATCTGTACGAACGGGAGAGCTACGAAACGAAGTACGCACCCATTGTTGAGCAGTACGGCTTGAGCGTGATCAGTTATTACTCCCTGGCAAGTGGTTTTCTGACGGGTAAATACCGGTCGGAAGCGGATCTGTCGAAGAGTCCGCGCGGGCAGGGCGTTAAAAAATACCTAGACGATCGGGGTTTTGCTATCCTGAAAGCACTTGATGAAGTAGGGGAGCAGTATGGGGCTACACCGGCTCAGGTATCGTTGGCCTGGCTGATTGCGCAGCCGGGTATTGCCGCGCCTATTGCCAGTGCCACCACCGTTGATCAGTTGCATGATATTGCCAAAGCCGCCGAGTTAAAACTGGATCAGCAGGCCATCGACAAGCTAACGACAGCCAGCGCCCAATAG
- a CDS encoding potassium channel family protein yields the protein MNQPTPSRLTLHQVIMLVLSVYVVLALLFRELVPLHEDTRQLLDEIDSGICVYFLFDFFLRLYQAPSKLEFLRWGWIDLLASIPALDWFRLGQLIRVFRILRMVRAFRSMREFLAYIFRNRANGTLSVVLLSSVLLMIFGAVAILYVERVPEANIKTPSDALWWAFVTITTVGYGDKFPVTTLGRFIAAVLMIAGVGLFGTFTGYVANFFLEEDQEKEKDDLEVLINEIRELKQKIDALEKRLDA from the coding sequence ATGAATCAACCGACGCCTTCAAGACTGACGCTGCATCAGGTTATTATGCTGGTGTTGTCGGTCTATGTCGTATTGGCACTGCTCTTTCGTGAACTGGTGCCGCTCCACGAGGATACCCGGCAATTGCTCGATGAGATCGATTCAGGTATTTGCGTCTACTTCCTGTTCGATTTCTTTTTACGGCTCTATCAGGCTCCCAGCAAACTGGAATTTTTACGCTGGGGCTGGATCGATCTGCTGGCTAGTATCCCGGCTTTGGACTGGTTTCGGCTGGGGCAATTGATCCGTGTTTTTCGTATCCTGCGCATGGTGCGGGCGTTTCGTTCGATGCGCGAATTTCTGGCCTATATCTTCCGGAACCGCGCCAACGGGACACTGTCCGTCGTCTTGCTCAGTTCGGTCTTGCTGATGATCTTTGGTGCGGTCGCGATCTTGTACGTCGAACGAGTACCGGAAGCAAATATCAAAACACCGTCCGATGCGCTCTGGTGGGCATTCGTCACGATCACGACCGTGGGTTACGGCGACAAATTTCCCGTTACGACATTAGGTCGGTTTATTGCCGCCGTACTCATGATTGCCGGGGTGGGCCTGTTCGGTACATTCACCGGTTACGTTGCCAACTTCTTTCTGGAAGAGGATCAGGAAAAAGAAAAGGACGACCTGGAGGTGCTCATCAACGAAATCCGGGAGTTGAAGCAGAAAATCGATGCGTTGGAGAAACGCCTTGACGCGTAG
- a CDS encoding polysaccharide deacetylase family protein, with amino-acid sequence MPRFLSISCLILLICTKTSGQISNYRVYFGATRTQPQQIILRQWQQNRETRYLTVNPQTLKTAVVNLPASAVQPLSWPQIGQQFNRTPYLRAWQGEQQRDHNLQDAGLERADTTERGFSLTIDLCPSHKPLDRSVFEQLIASFEPEEKPVPVTITITGLWMESHAQDLAYLKGLANRGDLDITWVNHSYHHRFDPRLPLAVNFLLEPNTNLNDEILLNEQAMLSNGLIPSPFFRFPGLVSDKAVFDRVLTFGLLPIGSDAWLAKNQQPKQGSLVLIHANGNEPLGIADFIKLIRQKSTAIRNKTWLLYELPTSVADASEK; translated from the coding sequence ATGCCTCGCTTCCTGTCTATCAGCTGTTTGATCCTGCTGATCTGTACAAAAACCAGTGGTCAGATCAGCAATTACCGGGTTTATTTTGGTGCTACGCGGACACAACCTCAGCAGATTATTCTGCGCCAATGGCAACAGAACCGCGAAACCCGCTATCTGACGGTCAACCCCCAAACGCTAAAAACAGCCGTCGTCAATTTACCGGCCAGTGCGGTTCAGCCGCTATCATGGCCCCAAATAGGTCAACAGTTTAACCGAACCCCTTACCTGCGTGCGTGGCAGGGCGAACAGCAGCGGGACCACAACTTACAGGACGCCGGTCTGGAACGAGCCGATACCACCGAGCGCGGCTTTAGCTTAACGATCGATCTGTGCCCATCGCATAAACCACTCGATCGTTCGGTTTTTGAGCAGTTGATTGCGTCTTTTGAACCGGAAGAAAAACCCGTCCCGGTAACGATAACGATTACGGGGCTGTGGATGGAGAGTCATGCTCAGGATCTGGCGTATCTGAAGGGACTGGCGAACCGGGGCGATCTGGACATTACGTGGGTCAATCATTCGTACCACCACCGCTTCGATCCTCGCCTGCCGCTGGCGGTCAATTTCCTGCTGGAACCCAACACAAATCTGAACGACGAAATTCTGCTCAACGAACAGGCAATGCTCAGCAATGGCCTCATTCCTTCGCCTTTCTTTCGGTTTCCGGGTCTGGTCTCCGATAAAGCCGTGTTCGACCGTGTGCTCACTTTCGGTTTATTGCCAATAGGCAGTGATGCCTGGCTTGCCAAAAATCAACAGCCGAAGCAGGGTAGTCTGGTGCTTATCCACGCCAACGGGAATGAGCCGCTGGGCATTGCCGACTTTATCAAGCTCATTCGGCAGAAATCAACGGCCATTCGAAACAAGACCTGGCTGCTGTATGAACTACCAACCAGTGTCGCCGACGCGTCAGAAAAGTGA
- a CDS encoding metallophosphoesterase family protein, whose translation MRIAFITDLHIDTADKKPQGVDVRQNFLNALASLAELQPSCLVIGGDICNTVGDRSIYTWVKQELDKLPFPSYVIAGNHDDSALLADVFKRQNHLHSNELYYALPLEGRPTLFLDTSKGVLSPEQWSWLQEYMAALRDNNVLIFMHHPPLPADVTYMDTHYPFRQSEEFLELVKELPCHVTVVCGHYHVEKVVQRGNLLVLLTPSTFIQMKHDPADMVIDNHCVGIREINLTTHGTNSTVHYL comes from the coding sequence ATGCGCATCGCCTTTATCACTGATTTACACATCGACACGGCTGACAAAAAGCCCCAGGGTGTCGATGTGCGGCAAAATTTCCTGAATGCGCTGGCTTCTCTCGCCGAGCTGCAACCTAGTTGCCTGGTGATCGGCGGAGACATTTGTAACACGGTTGGCGATCGATCGATTTACACGTGGGTGAAGCAGGAACTGGACAAACTGCCTTTTCCATCGTACGTCATTGCCGGTAACCACGACGATTCAGCATTACTCGCCGATGTATTCAAACGACAGAACCACCTCCACAGCAACGAGCTTTACTACGCGTTACCGCTCGAAGGTCGGCCGACGTTGTTTTTAGATACATCGAAGGGAGTTCTATCGCCCGAGCAATGGTCCTGGTTGCAAGAATATATGGCCGCGCTCCGCGACAACAACGTGCTAATTTTTATGCACCACCCGCCCCTGCCCGCTGATGTGACCTACATGGATACCCACTACCCCTTTCGGCAGAGTGAGGAGTTTCTTGAGTTAGTCAAAGAGTTACCGTGTCACGTTACGGTTGTTTGTGGACATTATCACGTCGAAAAAGTCGTTCAGCGGGGCAATCTGCTCGTGTTGTTAACGCCATCGACCTTTATTCAGATGAAGCACGATCCGGCAGACATGGTCATCGATAATCATTGTGTTGGCATTCGGGAAATTAACCTGACCACCCACGGAACCAATAGCACCGTGCATTATCTTTGA
- the mazG gene encoding nucleoside triphosphate pyrophosphohydrolase — protein sequence MKQFQELPPRRQEQLMAFDRLLTIMDELRAQCPWDRKQTMDTLRHLTIEETYELSDAILEKDRSEIRKELGDIQLHLVFYAKIASEAAADSSDHFDMTDVLNSVCEKLISRHPHIYGDVVAETEEQVKANWEQLKLKEGNKSVLGGVPGSLPALVKAMRIQEKARGAGFDWEEKQQVWEKVEEEMQEFKAEFNTDTNEAIDSSRAEGEFGDLLFSLVNYARFIDINPETALERTNKKFIKRFTYLEQQARADGKSLSDMTLAEMDVYWNEAKTI from the coding sequence ATGAAGCAATTTCAAGAGTTACCGCCCCGCCGTCAGGAACAGTTGATGGCGTTCGATCGATTACTAACCATCATGGATGAGCTGCGCGCCCAGTGCCCCTGGGATCGCAAACAAACGATGGATACGCTTCGGCATTTGACCATCGAAGAGACCTACGAACTCTCCGATGCCATTCTGGAGAAAGACAGATCCGAAATCCGCAAAGAGCTGGGTGACATTCAGTTACACCTTGTTTTCTACGCCAAAATTGCGTCGGAAGCTGCGGCCGACTCATCCGATCATTTCGATATGACCGACGTACTGAACAGCGTCTGCGAGAAACTGATCAGTCGACACCCGCATATTTACGGCGATGTCGTTGCCGAAACCGAAGAACAGGTAAAAGCAAACTGGGAGCAGCTTAAGCTGAAAGAGGGGAATAAATCGGTGCTGGGTGGCGTACCGGGCTCGCTGCCTGCGCTGGTGAAGGCCATGCGGATTCAGGAGAAAGCGCGGGGAGCGGGTTTCGACTGGGAAGAAAAGCAGCAGGTGTGGGAAAAAGTCGAAGAGGAGATGCAGGAATTTAAAGCCGAATTCAACACCGATACCAACGAAGCAATCGACTCCAGCCGAGCCGAAGGTGAGTTTGGTGATCTCCTGTTTTCGCTTGTCAACTATGCCCGTTTTATCGATATTAATCCTGAAACAGCCCTTGAGCGTACAAACAAAAAGTTTATTAAACGCTTTACGTATCTGGAACAACAGGCCCGTGCCGATGGCAAATCGCTTAGTGACATGACGCTGGCCGAGATGGACGTTTACTGGAACGAAGCAAAAACGATCTAA
- a CDS encoding aminotransferase class IV, with amino-acid sequence MFLVYNSDIQTEDEFRVPANDRAFQYGDGLFETIRYEHNHLWFLPDHMARLTSGMAALHLKLPIHVTELSIQQLIHKLLLANGLVNQPARIKLQVWRKPGGLYTPTCQEANYLITAQPGNPFRITEPTKIGIYEDVRLAESPISAYKTLNSLPYVLAGLYKQQHGFADVLLLNTDGYLAECVASNLFWFSQQRLFTPSLKTGCINGIARRQLLRHFSDQEEGFFLPSALATADAVFAANVMGIQVFSGKLDEDQLNSFNLLFTEC; translated from the coding sequence ATGTTTCTGGTCTATAATTCGGATATACAAACGGAAGACGAATTTCGAGTACCGGCCAACGACCGGGCTTTTCAGTATGGGGACGGGCTTTTTGAAACCATCCGCTACGAACACAACCACCTCTGGTTCCTGCCTGACCACATGGCCCGGTTAACGTCAGGAATGGCCGCTCTGCATTTAAAGTTACCTATACACGTTACTGAACTATCGATTCAGCAGCTTATCCATAAGCTGCTTTTGGCCAATGGATTAGTTAACCAACCGGCCCGCATTAAACTTCAGGTCTGGCGCAAGCCCGGTGGCCTGTACACGCCCACCTGCCAGGAAGCCAATTATCTGATCACGGCTCAACCGGGAAACCCATTCCGTATAACCGAACCAACAAAAATAGGAATTTATGAAGACGTTCGGTTAGCGGAATCTCCAATATCGGCTTATAAAACGTTAAATTCGTTACCCTATGTTTTGGCCGGTTTATACAAGCAACAGCACGGGTTCGCCGACGTGCTCCTCCTGAACACGGATGGCTACCTAGCCGAATGCGTGGCGTCTAACCTGTTCTGGTTTAGTCAGCAAAGGCTTTTTACGCCTTCGCTCAAAACGGGTTGCATCAATGGCATCGCCCGGCGGCAGCTACTTCGGCATTTTTCCGATCAGGAAGAAGGCTTTTTCCTGCCTTCCGCGCTGGCGACGGCTGATGCTGTTTTTGCCGCAAATGTTATGGGTATTCAGGTGTTCAGCGGTAAACTGGATGAGGATCAGCTTAATTCATTCAACTTGCTTTTTACGGAGTGTTAG